Proteins encoded in a region of the Uloborus diversus isolate 005 chromosome 1, Udiv.v.3.1, whole genome shotgun sequence genome:
- the LOC129234257 gene encoding fibroin heavy chain-like isoform X13: MGWLTNIAICLFLMSGQTLVSGSHNPMFSASSQVEAFASSFNSAMSGCPGISASTLMDVVEISSTFTETFLGKFETLNAMTQEGYLIGFVTEIAAVLLQEQSGNEAALNYVIDILGDCLLQATGNRDDLLMIEARDLVSVLARDSKRNKDVSTQSESNKAGIHAESDSSSSASSSNSGPGNWNNGNYGTVWQPNAPGSSNTVSSSAASSSTSGSPGGYSVIFNSPGETSSSTTRTSSSSSSSDGGNGLGYNGGYGQGYPSSYVPSGSSASSAASSTSNTQSGPEVLDIIFVNTPGQYGTESSSSSAAAAAGSTGPGYGQGWEQGGTGYGNGYGQGNGAGSAAAAAASAGGPGSGQGWGGAPGYGGGDSSSAAAAAAKGNGGNGYGNDGTGSGSSAASVSGAGAGAGAGGYGGGGYGSGYGNGSGPGSSASAASSASSRPGSGGQRGGPGYGNGASSSAAGAGAGGYGGGGYGSGYGNSGSGPVSSASAASSTSIGPGSGGQRRGGPGYGNSASSSAAGAGAGAGAGAGAGAGAGAGAGAGAGAGAGGYGGGGYGSGYGNSGSGPVSSASAASSTSIGPGSGGQRRGGPGYGNSASSSAAGAGAGAGAGAGAGAGAGAGAGAGGYGGGGYGSGYGNSGSGPVSSASAASSVSSGPGSGGQRSRRPGYRNGASSSAAGAGAGAGAGAGAGAGAGGYGGGGYGSGYGNGSGPGSSASAASSASIGPGSGGQKRGGPGYGNGASSSAAGAGAGGYGGGGYGSGYGNSGSGPVSSSSAASSVSSGPGSGGQKRGGPGYGNGASSSAAGAGAGGYGGGGYGSGYGNSGSGPVSSASAASSTSIGPGSGGQRRGGPGYGNSASSSAAGAGAGAGAGAGAGAGAGAGAGAGAGAGGYGGGGYGSGYGNSGSGPVSSASAASSTSIGPGSGGQRRGGPGYGNSASSSAAGAGAGAGAGAGAGAGAGAGAGAGGYGGGGYGSGYGNSGSGPVSSASAASSVSSGPGSGGQRSRRPGYRNGASSSAAGAGAGAGAGAAPGAGAGAGAGAGGYGGGGYGSGYGNGSGPGSSASAASSASIGPGSGGQKRGGPGYGNGASSSAAGAGAGGYGGGGYGSGYGNSGSGPVSSSSAASSVSSGPGSGGQKRGGPGYGNGASSSAAGAGAGGYGGGGYGSGYGNSGSGPVSSASAASSTSIGPGSGGQRRGGPGYGNSASSSAAGAGAGAGAGAGAGAGAGAGAGAGAGGYGGGGYGSGYGNGSGPGSSASAASSASSGPGSGGQRGGPGYGNGASSSAAGAGAGGYGGGGYGSGYGNSGSGPVSSASAASSTSIGPGSGGQRRGGPGYGNSASSSAAGAGAGAGAGAGAGAGAGAGAGAGAGAGGYGGGGYGSGYGNSGSGPVSSDSAASSTSIGPGSGGQRRGGPGYGNSASSSAAGAGAGAGAGAGAGAGAGGYGGGGYGSGYGNNGSGPGSSASGASSVSSGAGSEGQRRVGPGYGNGASSSAAGAGAGAGAGAGAGAGAGAGAGGSGGDGYGSGYGNDGSGSSAAAASSALSGQGPGRGYGGGRGSGGTASSSSTAASVVLGRRRGARRGNRRVIGSGTVATAVASSVGGDSSGSGTGGAPGYGSSGSSSASAASAGGSGGNGYGGGNGYGNDGSGSGSSAAAASAASSGQGTGGSWGPGYGNDGSSSAAATAASVNGNNGYGPDSGSGAGSSSAAAASSSSSGPGNGYGYDGRQGFGPGSSSSSSSSVSTVNNVVSSLGSGGFDLSSVSSLKSGIYSGLSSDLSDCERENEAHRVLLAAVLQLYLQCQSNGQYSNADIYGLLL, translated from the exons ATGGGGTGGCTAACAAATATTGCAATTTGTCTGTTCTTGATGAGTGGGCAGACCCTTGTATCGGGCTCCCATAACCCGATGTTTTCTGCGAGCAGCCAGGTAGAAGCTTTTGCTTCTTCCTTCAACAGCGCTATGTCTGGATGTCCGGGAATAAGTGCATCGACATTGATGGATGTGGTAGAAATTTCTAGCACCTTTACCGAAACATTCCTCGGGAAGTTCGAGACTTTAAATGCAATGACACAGGAAGGCTATCTAATTGGTTTCGTTACAGAAATAGCGGCAGTACTGTTACAAGAACAGAGTGGAAACGAAGCAGCACTTAATTATGTGATAGATATTTTAGGAGACTGTCTTCTTCAAGCTACAGGAAATAGGGATGACCTTCTTATGATAGAAGCCAGAGATTTAGTGTCTGTGCTCGCTCgagattcaaaaagaaacaagGACGTATCGACGCAATCAGAGTCAAATAAAGCCGGAATTCATGCTGAAAGTGATTCAAGCAGTTCAGCAAGTTCTTCAAATTCTGGACCTGGAAACTGGAACAATGGAAACTATGGTACAGTATGGCAACCAAACGCTCCTGGATCATCAAACACAGTTAGCTCATCCGCTGCTTCTTCGAGCACTTCCGGAAGTCCCGGTGGGTACAGCGTCATTTTCAACTCGCCAGGGGAAACATCCTCTTCTACAACTCGTACATCTTCATCGTCATCAAGCTCTGACGGTGGAAACGGATTAGGATATAACGGAGGATACGGTCAAGGTTATCCTTCAAGTTATGTTCCCAGCGGATCAAGTGCCTCAAGTGCAGCTTCGTCCACTTCCAACACTCAAAGCGGTCCAGAAGTTTTAGATATTATTTTCGTTAATACTCCAGGCCAATACGGAACTGAAAGCTCAAGCTCCTCTGCGGCAGCTGCTGCAGGAAGCACGGGACCCGGATACGGACAAGGATGGGAACAAGGAGGAACAGGATATGGTAACGGATATGGTCAAGGAAATGGAGCTGGATCAGCAGCCGCTGCTGCAGCATCTGCAGGTGGCCCAGGTTCAGGACAAGGATGGGGAGGAGCACCTGGATACGGAGGAGGAGATTCGTCTTCCGCTGCTGCGGCTGCAGCAAAAGGCAATGGAGGAAATGGTTACGGAAATGATGGAACAGGATCTGGATCATCAGCTGCTTCAGTCTCTGGAGCAGGAGCAGGAGCAGGAGCAGGAGGATATGGAGGAGGCGGTTACGGAAGTGGCTACGGAAATGGATCAGGACCAGGATCGTCAGCTTCCGCAGCCTCATCAGCTTCAAGTAGACCAGGTTCAGGAGGACAAAGAGGAGGGCCAGGATATGGAAACGGCGCATCGTCTTCCGCAGCAGGTGCTGGAGCAGGAGGCTATGGAGGGGGCGGTTACGGAAGTGGATACGGAAATAGTGGGTCAGGACCAGTATCGTCAGCTTCCGCAGCCTCATCAACTTCAATTGGACCAGGTTCAGGAGGACAAAGAAGAGGAGGGCCAGGATATGGAAACAGCGCGTCGTCTTCCGCAGCAGGTGCTGGAGCAGGAGCAGGTGCAGGAGCAGGTGCTGGAGCAGGAGCAGGCGCTGGAGCAGGAGCTGGAGCTGGAGCTGGAGCAGGTGGATATGGAGGAGGCGGTTACGGAAGTGGATACGGAAATAGTGGGTCAGGACCAGTATCGTCAGCTTCCGCAGCCTCATCAACTTCAATTGGACCAGGTTCAGGAGGACAAAGAAGAGGAGGGCCAGGATATGGAAACAGCGCGTCGTCTTCCGCAGCAGGTGCTGGAGCAGGTGCAGGAGCAGGTGCTGGAGCAGGAGCAGGCGCTGGAGCAGGAGCTGGAGCAGGTGGATATGGAGGAGGCGGTTACGGAAGTGGATACGGAAATAGTGGGTCAGGACCAGTATCGTCAGCTTCCGCAGCCTCATCAGTTTCAAGTGGACCAGGTTCAGGAGGACAAAGAAGTAGAAGGCCAGGATATCGAAACGGTGCATCGTCTTCCGCAGCAGGTGCTGGAGCAGGAGCAGGTGCTGGAGCAGGAGCTGGAGCTGGAGCAGGTGGATATGGAGGAGGCGGTTACGGAAGTGGCTACGGAAATGGGTCAGGACCAGGATCGTCAGCTTCCGCAGCCTCATCAGCTTCAATTGGACCAGGTTCAGGAGGACAAAAAAGAGGAGGGCCAGGATATGGAAACGGCGCATCGTCTTCCGCAGCAGGTGCTGGAGCAGGAGGCTATGGAGGGGGCGGTTACGGAAGTGGATACGGAAATAGTGGGTCAGGACCAGTATCGTCATCTTCCGCAGCCTCATCAGTTTCAAGTGGACCAGGTTCAGGAGGACAAAAAAGAGGAGGGCCAGGATATGGAAACGGCGCATCGTCTTCCGCAGCAGGTGCTGGAGCAGGAGGCTATGGAGGGGGCGGTTACGGAAGTGGATACGGAAATAGTGGGTCAGGACCAGTATCGTCAGCTTCCGCAGCCTCATCAACTTCAATTGGACCAGGTTCAGGAGGACAAAGAAGAGGAGGGCCAGGATATGGAAACAGCGCGTCGTCTTCCGCAGCAGGTGCTGGAGCAGGAGCAGGTGCAGGAGCAGGTGCTGGAGCAGGAGCAGGCGCTGGAGCAGGAGCTGGAGCTGGAGCAGGTGGATATGGAGGAGGCGGTTACGGAAGTGGATACGGAAATAGTGGGTCAGGACCAGTATCGTCAGCTTCCGCAGCCTCATCAACTTCAATTGGACCAGGTTCAGGAGGACAAAGAAGAGGAGGGCCAGGATATGGAAACAGCGCGTCGTCTTCCGCAGCAGGTGCTGGAGCAGGTGCAGGAGCAGGTGCTGGAGCAGGAGCAGGCGCTGGAGCAGGAGCTGGAGCAGGTGGATATGGAGGAGGCGGTTACGGAAGTGGATACGGAAATAGTGGGTCAGGACCAGTATCGTCAGCTTCCGCAGCCTCATCAGTTTCAAGTGGACCAGGTTCAGGAGGTCAAAGAAGTAGAAGGCCAGGATATCGAAACGGTGCATCGTCTTCCGCAGCAGGTGCTGGAGCAGGAGCAGGTGCTGGAGCAGCACCAGGTGCTGGAGCAGGAGCTGGAGCTGGAGCAGGTGGATATGGAGGAGGCGGTTACGGAAGTGGCTACGGAAATGGGTCAGGACCAGGATCGTCAGCTTCCGCAGCCTCATCAGCTTCAATTGGACCAGGTTCAGGAGGACAAAAAAGAGGAGGGCCAGGATATGGAAACGGCGCATCGTCTTCCGCAGCAGGTGCTGGAGCAGGAGGCTATGGAGGGGGCGGTTACGGAAGTGGATACGGAAATAGTGGGTCAGGACCAGTATCGTCATCTTCCGCAGCCTCATCAGTTTCAAGTGGACCAGGTTCAGGAGGACAAAAAAGAGGAGGGCCAGGATATGGAAACGGCGCATCGTCTTCCGCAGCAGGTGCTGGAGCAGGAGGCTATGGAGGGGGCGGTTACGGAAGTGGATACGGAAATAGTGGGTCAGGACCAGTATCGTCAGCTTCCGCAGCCTCATCAACTTCAATTGGACCAGGTTCAGGAGGACAAAGAAGAGGAGGGCCAGGATATGGAAACAGCGCGTCGTCTTCCGCAGCAGGTGCTGGAGCAGGAGCAGGTGCAGGAGCAGGTGCTGGAGCAGGAGCAGGCGCTGGAGCAGGAGCTGGAGCAGGTGGATATGGAGGAGGCGGTTACGGAAGTGGCTACGGAAATGGGTCAGGACCAGGATCGTCAGCTTCCGCAGCCTCATCAGCTTCAAGTGGACCAGGTTCAGGAGGACAAAGAGGAGGGCCAGGATATGGAAACGGCGCATCGTCTTCCGCAGCAGGTGCTGGAGCAGGAGGCTATGGAGGGGGCGGTTACGGAAGTGGATACGGAAATAGTGGGTCAGGACCAGTATCGTCAGCTTCCGCAGCCTCATCAACTTCAATTGGACCAGGTTCAGGAGGACAAAGAAGAGGAGGGCCAGGATATGGAAACAGCGCGTCGTCTTCCGCAGCAGGTGCTGGAGCAGGAGCAGGTGCAGGAGCAGGTGCTGGAGCAGGAGCAGGCGCTGGAGCAGGAGCTGGAGCTGGAGCAGGTGGATATGGAGGAGGCGGTTACGGAAGTGGATACGGAAATAGTGGGTCAGGACCAGTATCGTCAGATTCCGCAGCCTCATCAACTTCAATTGGACCAGGTTCAGGAGGACAAAGAAGAGGAGGGCCAGGATATGGAAACAGCGCGTCGTCTTCCGCAGCAGGTGCTGGAGCAG GTGCTGGAGCAGGTGCTGGAGCAGGAGCTGGAGCAGGTGGATATGGAGGAGGCGGTTACGGAAGTGGCTACGGAAATAATGGGTCAGGACCAGGATCGTCAGCTTCCGGAGCCTCATCAGTTTCAAGTGGAGCAGGTTCAGAAGGACAAAGAAGAGTAGGGCCAGGATATGGAAACGGCGCATCGTCTTCCGCAGCAGGTGCTGGAGCAGGAGCAGGTGCTGGAGCAGGTGCTGGAGCAGGAGCTGGAGCTGGAGCAGGTGGATCTGGAGGTGACGGTTACGGAAGTGGTTACGGAAATGATGGATCTGGATCGTCAGCTGCCGCAGCCTCATCAGCTTTAAGTGGACAAGGTCCAGGAAGAGGATATGGGGGAGGACGTGGCTCAGGTGGTACTGCATCTTCATCGTCTACAGCTGCTTCAGTGGTCTTAGGTAGACGCAGAGGGGCAAGAAGAGGAAATCGTAGAGTGATAGGATCTGGAACAGTAGCCACCGCAGTTGCTTCGTCTGTCGGTGGAGACAGTTCAGGATCAGGAACGGGAGGTGCACCTGGATACGGAAGTTCTGGTTCTTCTTCCGCTTCAGCGGCTTCAGCTGGTGGCTCAGGAGGAAATGGTTATGGCGGAGGAAATGGTTATGGAAATGATGGATCAGGATCTGGGTCATCAGCTGCCGCAGCCTCAGCGGCTTCAAGCGGACAAGGTACAGGAGGAAGTTGGGGACCAGGATATGGAAATGATGGCTCGTCTTCTGCTGCTGCGACGGCAGCAAGTGTTAATGGAAACAATGGATATGGACCAGATAGCGGTTCCGGAGCTGGATCTTCGTCTGCTGCAGCTGCAAGTAGTTCTAGTTCTGGTCCTGGTAATGGATATGGCTATGACGGTAGACAAGGATTCGGACCAGGATCGTCCTCCTCTTCTTCGTCATCCGTTTCCACAGTTAATAATGTTGTCTCATCGTTAGGAAGTGGAGGTTTCGACTTGAGCTCTGTTTCGTCTCTTAAGAGTGGAATTTACTCCGGTTTGTCATCTGACCTGTCTGATTGTGAAAGAGAAAATGAAGCCCACAGGGTATTGTTGGCCGCTGTTCTTCAACTCTATTTACAATGCCAATCAAATGGACAATATAGTAACGCGGATATTTACGGGCTTTTGCTTTAG